The Lactuca sativa cultivar Salinas chromosome 2, Lsat_Salinas_v11, whole genome shotgun sequence genome includes a window with the following:
- the LOC111911057 gene encoding phosphoinositide phosphatase SAC7: protein MMVKAHPSQKLYTRMRLWEFPDQYIVEPTDGSSGSCLAVNRVNGSMSLVDEVPHCTMVRVPKIQTVFGVVGMLKLLAGSYLLVITDRESVGTYLGHPFFKVLSLKVFPCDHSLKNSPEEQKRVESEFSNLLKVAEKTHGLYFSYDVNITLSAQRLNDLGDESRLLPLWRQAEPRFLWNNYMLEVFIDNKLDPYMLPVIQGSFQTFQSAIGLEIIDVTLIARRCTRRTGTRLWRRGADADGYVANFVESEQIIQLKGFTSSFVQVRGSMPFIWEQIVDLTYKPKFDILRREEAPRVAERHFLDLRKKYGNVFAVDLVNTDGGEGQLTQQFANSVHNILSNDVRYLHFDFHRICGHVHFERLSILYEHIEDFLIKNRYYMLNEKGEIVEKQIGILRTNCVDCLDRTNVTQSMIGRKMLELQLQRLGVFDANETISTYPNFDDRFKILWANHGDDISIQYSGTPALKGDFVRVGKRTTQGILKDGWNALMRYYLNNFVDGTKQDSIDLLQGHYIVSVSRDLVSTAPKGGIEAIASLPLALFLITMGFFFAMMSLMRVGDDIWQLLFSLFWAGLSVGVASFVKTNGRIFCNRPRLHKPPR from the exons ATGATGGTGAAGGCTCATCCCTCCCAGAAACTCTACACGCGTATGAGGTTATGGGAGTTTCCGGATCAATATATCGTTGAACCCACTGATGGTTCTTCTGGTTCTTGTTTAGCTGTCAATCGTGTTAATGGCTCCATGTCGCTTGTTG ATGAAGTTCCGCATTGCACCATGGTTCGTGTTCCAAAAATTCAGACGGTTTTTGGTGTTGTTGGGATGCTAAAGCTATTAGCAG GATCATATTTATTAGTGATTACCGATCGTGAATCTGTTGGAACTTACTTGGGACATCCGTTCTTCAAAGTTTTGTCACTCAAAGTCTTCCCTTGTGATCATTCCTTGAAAAATTCTCCCGAGGAGCAG AAAAGAGTGGAGTCTGAATTTTCCAATCTGTTAAAAGTTGCAGAAAAGACCCACGGACTCTATTTCTCATATGATGTCAATATAAcactaag TGCCCAACGTTTGAATGATTTGGGTGATGAATCGAGGCTGCTTCCTCTTTGGAGACAAGCAGAGCCACGATTCTTGTGGAACAACTATATGTTGGAAGTTTTCATAGATAACAAACTTGATCCATACATGCTTCCTGTTATTCAAGGAT CTTTCCAGACGTTTCAATCAGCCATCGGATTAGAGATCATAGACGTCACATTGATCGCAAGAAGATGCACTAGAAGAACAGGGACTCGGCTATGGAGAAGAGGAGCTGATGCTGATGGTTATGTAGCAAACTTTGTCGAAAGCGAACAAATCATACAGCTAAAAGGGTTTACCTCATCATTTGTGCAG GTGCGAGGTTCAATGCCTTTTATCTGGGAACAAATTGTTGATTTGACGTACAAACCTAAGTTCGATATTTTGAGACGTGAGGAAGCG CCTCGAGTTGCTGAACGACATTTTCTGGATTTAAGGaagaaatatggaaatgttttcgcTGTTGATCTTGTCAATACG GATGGTGGCGAGGGACAATTGACTCAACAATTTGCCAATTCAGTGCATAATATTCTTAGCAATGACGTcag ATACTTGCATTTTGACTTCCATCGCATTTGTGGACATGTTCATTTTGAGCGCCTATCTATCCTTTATGAACACATTGAGGATTTCCTCATTAAAAATAG gTACTATATGTTAAATGAAAAGGGTGAAATAGTTGAAAAACAAATTGGAATTCTACGCACAAATTGTGTTGATTGTTTAGATCGTACAAATGTCACACAG AGTATGATTGGACGAAAAATGTTGGAATTACAACTTCAAAGgcttggtgtttttgatgctAATGAAACCATTAGTACATATCCTAATTTTGATGACCGTTTCAAAATAT TATGGGCTAACCACGGGGATGATATAAGCATCCAGTATTCCGGCACGCCTGCTTTAAAAGGAGATTTTGTTAG agTTGGTAAGAGGACTACTCAAGGGATTCTTAAAGACGGATGGAATGCGTTAATGCGATACTACCTCAACAATTTTGTGGATGGTACAAAACAG GATTCGATTGATCTACTCCAAGGTCATTACATTGTTTCTGTCTCACGTGATTTGGTTTCTACTGCACCAAAAGGAGGGATTGAAGCCATTGCT TCTCTTCCTCTTGCTTTGTTTCTGATCACAATGGGGTTCTTTTTTGCAATGATGTCACTCATGCGAG TTGGGGATGATATATGGCAATTATTGTTTTCTTTATTCTGGGCGGGACTGAGTGTAGGTGTAGCATCATTCGTGAAAACCAATGGTCGAATTTTCTGTAATCGACCTCGTTTGCATAAACCTCCCCGTTGA
- the LOC111911069 gene encoding ubiquitin domain-containing protein DSK2b isoform X2, translating to MGGGSGDDVVAEGIESSKAEGGDAVTVNVRCSNGTKFSVQVSLESSVESFKSVLQQSCEIPAEQQRLIYKGRILKDDQTLKSYGLEAEHTVHLVRGFVSATSTPAGAPPTTTRANTTPPVAGEAGSVEGRGIGLGASPFPGLGLGGLGGNGGMFGGGLPELEQMQQQLTQNPNMMREIMDLPLVQNLLNNPDVMHNMMMNNPQMREIIDRNPELGHMLNDPAILRQTMEAARNPELMREMMRNTDRAMSNIESSPEGFNMLRRMYENVQEPFLNATTMGGGGGGGGDTTNDLNSNPFAALLGAQGGQNRGQVANPTSSTTTGGDTTGSPAPNTNPLPNPWAAGGGGNQTNPGGIGRSPPPVGGLGGLGVPGLEGLFGGGGGGGGITPDPNSMSQLMQNPAVSQMMQSLLSNPQYMNQILGMNPQMRSMLESNPQLREMMQNPDFIRQLTSPETMQQMMTLQQSLFSGRQPPGTRETGQTGVATGGPDNMGLDMLMNMFGGLGTGGFTMPNNSNVPPEELYATQLAQLQEMGFFDTRENLQALTATAGNVHAAVERLLGNLG from the exons ATGGGCGGCGGAAGcggtgatgatgttgttgccGAAGGTATTGAATCAAGCAAGGCTGAAGGTGGCGACGCCGTTACCGTTAACGTACGGTGTTCGAACGGAACGAAGTTCTCCGTTCAGGTATCCCTTGAGTCGTCTGTTGAGTCGTTCAAGTCTGTTCTTCAACAGAGCTGCGAAATCCCCGCGGAACAGCAGCGATTGATTTATAAAGGTCGCATCCTCAAGGACGATCAGACTCTTAAGAGCTACG GTTTGGAGGCGGAGCATACAGTTCACTTAGTACGTGGATTTGTCTCTGCTACATCTACTCCAGCAGGTGCTCCTCCTACCACTACCAGAGCAAATACTACTCCACCTGTTGCAGGTGAGGCTGGCTCAGTTGAAGGTCGTGGAATTGGGCTTGGTGCTTCACCATTTCCTGGACTTGGATTGGGTGGTTTAGGTGGTAATGGTGGCATGTTTGGAGGCGGACTTCCAGAATTGGAACAAATGCAACAACAATTGACTCAAAACCCCAACATGATGCGAGAAATCATGGATCTACCTCTTGTTCAGAATCTATTAAACAATCCAGATGTTATGCACAACATGATGATGAACAATCCCCAAATGCGTGAAATCATTGATCGGAATCCAGAGCTTGGTCATATGCTCAATGATCCTGCAATCCTCAGACAAACAATGGAAGCTGCAAGAAACCCTGAACTCATGCGTGAAATGATGCGTAACACAGATAGAGCAATGAGTAATATCGAATCCTCACCTGAAGGATTCAACATGCTTAGGCGAATGTATGAAAATGTCCAGGAGCCATTTCTGAATGCCACCacaatgggtggtggtggtggtggtggtggtgatacaACAAATGATTTGAACTCAAATCCATTTGCAGCTCTTTTGGGTGCCCAGGGTGGTCAAAACCGTGGCCAGGTGGCTAACCCTACCAGCAGCACCACCACTGGCGGTGATACTACTGGCTCTCCTGCTCCAAATACCAATCCACTCCCGAATCCTTGGGCGGCTGGTGGTGGAGGTAACCAAACAAATCCTGGTGGGATTGGTAGGTCACCACCGCCAGTAGGTGGTTTAGGTGGCCTTGGTGTTCCAGGTCTTGAGGGATtgtttggtggtggtggtggtggtggtggtattaCCCCTGATCCAAATTCAATGAGTCAACTCATGCAAAATCCAGCTGTTTCACAGATGATGCAAAGCCTACTTTCAAATCCACAGTATATGAATCAG ATACTTGGCATGAATCCACAGATGCGAAGCATGCTTGAATCAAACCCACAATTAAGAGAAATGATGCAAAATCCTGACTTCATCCGCCAATTAACTTCTCCAGAGACAATGCAG CAAATGATGACACTGCAGCAATCTCTTTTCTCTGGTAGACAACCACCCGGTACTCG GGAAACAGGTCAAACCGGTGTAGCAACAG GTGGGCCCGATAACATGGGATTGGATATGCTTATGAACATGTTTGGTGGGCTTGGAACTGGTGGCTTCACAATGCCAAACAATTCAAATG tgccTCCGGAGGAATTGTATGCTACACAGCTGGCACAGCTACAAGAAATGGGATTCTTTGACACCCGTGAGAATCTTCAAGCACTGACAGCAACAGCAGGTAATGTTCATGCTGCAGTTGAGAGGCTATTGGGAAATCTTGGTTGA
- the LOC111911069 gene encoding ubiquitin domain-containing protein DSK2b isoform X1 produces MGGGSGDDVVAEGIESSKAEGGDAVTVNVRCSNGTKFSVQVSLESSVESFKSVLQQSCEIPAEQQRLIYKGRILKDDQTLKSYGLEAEHTVHLVRGFVSATSTPAGAPPTTTRANTTPPVAGEAGSVEGRGIGLGASPFPGLGLGGLGGNGGMFGGGLPELEQMQQQLTQNPNMMREIMDLPLVQNLLNNPDVMHNMMMNNPQMREIIDRNPELGHMLNDPAILRQTMEAARNPELMREMMRNTDRAMSNIESSPEGFNMLRRMYENVQEPFLNATTMGGGGGGGGDTTNDLNSNPFAALLGAQGGQNRGQVANPTSSTTTGGDTTGSPAPNTNPLPNPWAAGGGGNQTNPGGIGRSPPPVGGLGGLGVPGLEGLFGGGGGGGGITPDPNSMSQLMQNPAVSQMMQSLLSNPQYMNQILGMNPQMRSMLESNPQLREMMQNPDFIRQLTSPETMQQMMTLQQSLFSGRQPPGTRETGQTGVATAGGPDNMGLDMLMNMFGGLGTGGFTMPNNSNVPPEELYATQLAQLQEMGFFDTRENLQALTATAGNVHAAVERLLGNLG; encoded by the exons ATGGGCGGCGGAAGcggtgatgatgttgttgccGAAGGTATTGAATCAAGCAAGGCTGAAGGTGGCGACGCCGTTACCGTTAACGTACGGTGTTCGAACGGAACGAAGTTCTCCGTTCAGGTATCCCTTGAGTCGTCTGTTGAGTCGTTCAAGTCTGTTCTTCAACAGAGCTGCGAAATCCCCGCGGAACAGCAGCGATTGATTTATAAAGGTCGCATCCTCAAGGACGATCAGACTCTTAAGAGCTACG GTTTGGAGGCGGAGCATACAGTTCACTTAGTACGTGGATTTGTCTCTGCTACATCTACTCCAGCAGGTGCTCCTCCTACCACTACCAGAGCAAATACTACTCCACCTGTTGCAGGTGAGGCTGGCTCAGTTGAAGGTCGTGGAATTGGGCTTGGTGCTTCACCATTTCCTGGACTTGGATTGGGTGGTTTAGGTGGTAATGGTGGCATGTTTGGAGGCGGACTTCCAGAATTGGAACAAATGCAACAACAATTGACTCAAAACCCCAACATGATGCGAGAAATCATGGATCTACCTCTTGTTCAGAATCTATTAAACAATCCAGATGTTATGCACAACATGATGATGAACAATCCCCAAATGCGTGAAATCATTGATCGGAATCCAGAGCTTGGTCATATGCTCAATGATCCTGCAATCCTCAGACAAACAATGGAAGCTGCAAGAAACCCTGAACTCATGCGTGAAATGATGCGTAACACAGATAGAGCAATGAGTAATATCGAATCCTCACCTGAAGGATTCAACATGCTTAGGCGAATGTATGAAAATGTCCAGGAGCCATTTCTGAATGCCACCacaatgggtggtggtggtggtggtggtggtgatacaACAAATGATTTGAACTCAAATCCATTTGCAGCTCTTTTGGGTGCCCAGGGTGGTCAAAACCGTGGCCAGGTGGCTAACCCTACCAGCAGCACCACCACTGGCGGTGATACTACTGGCTCTCCTGCTCCAAATACCAATCCACTCCCGAATCCTTGGGCGGCTGGTGGTGGAGGTAACCAAACAAATCCTGGTGGGATTGGTAGGTCACCACCGCCAGTAGGTGGTTTAGGTGGCCTTGGTGTTCCAGGTCTTGAGGGATtgtttggtggtggtggtggtggtggtggtattaCCCCTGATCCAAATTCAATGAGTCAACTCATGCAAAATCCAGCTGTTTCACAGATGATGCAAAGCCTACTTTCAAATCCACAGTATATGAATCAG ATACTTGGCATGAATCCACAGATGCGAAGCATGCTTGAATCAAACCCACAATTAAGAGAAATGATGCAAAATCCTGACTTCATCCGCCAATTAACTTCTCCAGAGACAATGCAG CAAATGATGACACTGCAGCAATCTCTTTTCTCTGGTAGACAACCACCCGGTACTCG GGAAACAGGTCAAACCGGTGTAGCAACAG CAGGTGGGCCCGATAACATGGGATTGGATATGCTTATGAACATGTTTGGTGGGCTTGGAACTGGTGGCTTCACAATGCCAAACAATTCAAATG tgccTCCGGAGGAATTGTATGCTACACAGCTGGCACAGCTACAAGAAATGGGATTCTTTGACACCCGTGAGAATCTTCAAGCACTGACAGCAACAGCAGGTAATGTTCATGCTGCAGTTGAGAGGCTATTGGGAAATCTTGGTTGA
- the LOC111911056 gene encoding dirigent protein 19: MSSFVHFYSIVTILLFALPPLEVTSHHHHHHHHHHNHNGLKSLHFALFQHETINKTGYIIVNGVAGPPVSQTTTPFGTLFAFEDPLTLKPNYTSKVVGMAQGTSITSGLDGLQSISIASIALNVKKHKGSISVVGVTHNTKHANHPVVGGTGDFLFVQGYVTSSPVNLVGLTVTYKIEFHLYWPYASSKP; this comes from the coding sequence TGCATTTTTACTCAATTGTTACCATTCTTCTCTTTGCTCTCCCTCCACTTGAGGTCAcctcccaccaccaccaccaccaccaccaccaccataaccATAATGGACTCAAATCTCTTCATTTTGCACTTTTCCaacatgaaaccataaacaaaaccggtTACATCATTGTTAACGGAGTGGCTGGTCCACCTGTAAGCCAAACCACCACTCCGTTTGGGACCTTGTTTGCTTTTGAGGATCCCTTAACTTTAAAACCAAACTATACTTCCAAAGTTGTTGGAATGGCCCAAGGAACCTCGATCACTTCAGGACTAGATGGGCTTCAAAGCATCTCTATTGCCTCAATCGCTTTGAATGTGAAGAAACATAAAGGGTCTATATCCGTTGTTGGGGTCACACATAACACCAAGCATGCAAATCATCCTGTTGTCGGAGGCACAGGTGACTTTTTGTTTGTTCAAGGTTATGTGACATCATCTCCGGTCAATCTTGTAGGTTTGACTGTTACGTACAAGATTGAGTTTCATCTTTATTGGCCTTATGCATCTTCTAAACCCTAA